A window of Oryza glaberrima chromosome 2, OglaRS2, whole genome shotgun sequence genomic DNA:
TACTATTGTCTAATTTTGTTCGACAAATCGAAATTAATGCTGTATAATATCCTTAATCTGCTCCTGACACAATCATAATTTAAAGGGACTCAATGAGTTCAAGCAGAGATGGGGTGGAAGGCGACGACGGAGTGCTTGGCGATGTGGAGGCTGAACTGCCCGCCTTTCTCGCTCACGTCCAGCTTCTCCAcgcccggcggcggcaccaTCTCGAAGCTCCTCACCAGCTTCCCGACGATGAGCGCCAGGATGGGCAGCGCCAGGATGATCCCCGGGCAGCTGCGGCGTCCCACGCCGAAGGGCAGGAACCTGAAGTCCACCTtcccggcgacggtggcgtccACGCCGCTCTCCTTCTCCAAGAACCGCTCAGGCCGGAACTCCTCGGGGTTCTCCCACAGCGCCGGGTTGTTGGCCAGCCACCACGCGTTCACCACCACCTTGGATCCCTTGgggatggtgtacccgccgagctTGGCCTCCTCCAGGTTCATGTGCGGCACCAGCAGCGGGATCGGGGAGTGCAGCCGCAGCGTCTCCTTGATCACGGCCTGCAGGTACGTCAGCTTGTGGATGCTGGACTCGGTGAtgggctcgtcgtcgccgagcacGTCGTTGATCTCGGCGCGGACCTTGCTCTGCACCGCCGGGTGGTTGACGACCTCGGCCAGCGCCCACTCGATGGACCAGAGCGTCGTCTCGATGGCGGCCACGTTGATGTTCTCCACGATGTAGATCACGTTCTCCGCCGTCAGCTCGCCGTTCTTCTCCGCCTCAAGGATATGGTCGATCGCGCACCGGAGCTTGTTCCTGTCTCCCGGAGTGTCCATCACCTTCCTGCATTTCGTATCAAGATTTGTTTTGATTAGATCGACACGAACAGTTTACCTTGCAATGCTCATTTCTTCCATGAGATCGATCGAAAAATGAATAGGGAATGCAGTAAAGTAAGAAAAATGGAATGTACCTTCTCTTCTCGACGTAGTTGTTGTTGAAGAAGGCGAGCCTCCTGCTCTGGAGGTCACGGCACTTGTTGAGGTAGCCCCGCAAGAAGGGACGGAGGATGGGGATGAAGTCGCCGTAGTTGTACTCGAAGCTCTGCGCGAGGCGGCTGCGCTCGGAGTTGAACCTGGTGGCCTCGATGAACATGGGGTCGTCCACCGACTCGAACCGCGCGTCGAACATCATCCGGTACATGATGTTGTACAGCATGAGCTGCAGCCTGCGTCGCACCACGAAGCCGGCGCCCTgcgccaccgcgtcgccgcGCACGTCGTCCACGACGGCGTCCATCTCGGCCTCCCACATGGCCTTGTACTGCTGCACGACGCGCGCCGTGAAGAACGGCAGCGTCATGACGCGGCGCATGCGTCGCCAGTGGTCGCCGTACTCGGTGAACACCATGTCGGCGCCGTTGGCGGTGAAGATGTCGAAGACGACGTTGCGCGGGCGGGAGCCGAACTCCACGCCCTGCGTGTGCAGCACCTCCGTCGCCAGCTTCGGGTCCGACACCACCACCAGGTTGCGCACGCCCAGCCGCAGACGGAACACGGGCCCGTAccgcgccgacatcgccgcgAGGAACCTGTGGTTCAGGTCGTTCCCGACCTGCAGCCAGTTGCCGAACACCGGCACGGCCGCCGGCCCCGGCGGCGCCTTCCCGTCGCCCCCGTTCCCGCCCTTCGCGCCCACCGCAATGCCGGCAAACACAGCCACCGGCAGCAGCAAGGTGAGAGCAGGATGCTGCGCCTGCAAGAACGACTTGACGAACAAATGCACGGCCAACGACGCCCCGGTGGCGATGGCCACCCTCACCACGGAGGCTGCCATGCTCTCCGTTGTGTTCGTGCGCTCCGCTTGACTGGGACCGATGTCGTTTGTGTTTTGGTACAAGTTAAGTTGGAAATCTGTTTGCTTGGGTACGGTGTGGTGTGGCACGTCGATATATATAGCCCGTGTGTCGTGAGTCGTGACATCGTGTGGTGTACTGCTGTGCTTGGGTTGGTTGGCGTCATGGCGTGTGGGAATTGGGAAACGGCAAGGCAGCTGCGCTGCTGCGCACGAGCGGAGGCGGCAAAAGGTGGATGGTTTTGGGCGGAAATCCATGTGCCGCTAAGGCCAGAAAACTGGGTAGGCGACCGTGCGAGTGGAGTGGAGTAGCGGAAGTGGCCATGGCGTGGTCAAACTGTCCGAGCTGACCTACCACAGCGAGTCTGAAATCTGAACCTTCCCTTCGCTGTAGGTACGATATGGATATGGAATTCTGGAGTTCTGGAGTTCAGGACACGACGCTTGGCACAATGCCATACATGCTAGGGTGTGTTtcgttcacactaaaattaaaagtttagttaaaattgaaacgatgtgacataaaaattgaaagtttatgtgtgtagaaaagttttgatgtgatgaaaaagttaaaagtttaaagaaaaagtttggaactaaactcgacATAGATCCTCTACTCCATCCAGCTTTTCTTGATTTCGAACAGAG
This region includes:
- the LOC127763525 gene encoding cytochrome P450 CYP73A100-like, which produces MAASVVRVAIATGASLAVHLFVKSFLQAQHPALTLLLPVAVFAGIAVGAKGGNGGDGKAPPGPAAVPVFGNWLQVGNDLNHRFLAAMSARYGPVFRLRLGVRNLVVVSDPKLATEVLHTQGVEFGSRPRNVVFDIFTANGADMVFTEYGDHWRRMRRVMTLPFFTARVVQQYKAMWEAEMDAVVDDVRGDAVAQGAGFVVRRRLQLMLYNIMYRMMFDARFESVDDPMFIEATRFNSERSRLAQSFEYNYGDFIPILRPFLRGYLNKCRDLQSRRLAFFNNNYVEKRRKVMDTPGDRNKLRCAIDHILEAEKNGELTAENVIYIVENINVAAIETTLWSIEWALAEVVNHPAVQSKVRAEINDVLGDDEPITESSIHKLTYLQAVIKETLRLHSPIPLLVPHMNLEEAKLGGYTIPKGSKVVVNAWWLANNPALWENPEEFRPERFLEKESGVDATVAGKVDFRFLPFGVGRRSCPGIILALPILALIVGKLVRSFEMVPPPGVEKLDVSEKGGQFSLHIAKHSVVAFHPISA